In the Nicotiana tabacum cultivar K326 chromosome 16, ASM71507v2, whole genome shotgun sequence genome, one interval contains:
- the LOC107805788 gene encoding uncharacterized protein LOC107805788: protein MNSLKKKDKVPNTNMPSVNEKCCYNPGGCFFCIIKEPNSPIRSNGIKNYLKNMPLIEDQELVLVLSGLWTMAMSQPNDKELPSLGIFECMASLINKGTTYKSWINQNQNIYIPYYAAHIVGSYTMNNVEFAIKAVDSGVLKPLLELLRGNMTWVEQRVAVRAIGHLASYDKTFKDVAIYEKEIVKLAMKLASTCVEVVYKEFVGVKDLNMRLKYHCDLLTRGVGGLEMENRKAEEWASQLQCWSLHLLNCFAIKERCLNLICEQKFLKDLSEMWGGLTNDTSPGGVGLIRVLCYNKDGRRYIAESKDVIKNLCNLSRSSDDWQYMGIDCLVLLLDDSGTRYKVLELASMCLVDLVELKTLGGKSNVGNTITRTLLADFKQRKVKIKNIGVQQVLEEIWDLKVDRKKREQNMSDEKLEEKRVMVSLMKQQGNHSFWLGKIEEALMKYNEALELCPLRFRKERIVLYSNRAQCKLLLGEVDDAISDTTKALSISSPTNSHAKSLWRRSQAYDMKGLGKESLMDCIMFVNCCFKMDSMKKNMRIPYYAVRMINKQMESTWLFKNAQLKAFVDLSEKPNQPHEISQKEQKNGRVTGILLQRKGFMEGLSSISEEPQMFGEGDIISRRKLERTRENKKAVFAQSV, encoded by the exons ATGAATTCTCTCAAGAAAAAAGATAAAGTGCCAAACACCAATATGCCTAGTGTAAATGAGAAATGCTGCTACAACCCTGGTGGTTGTTTCTTTTGCATTATTAAGGAACCAAACTCACCAATCAGGAGCAATGGAATCAAGAACTACTTAAAAAACATGCCTTTGATTGAAGATCAAGAACTTGTGCTAGTATTAAGTGGCCTTTGGACCATGGCTATGTCACAACCTAATGACAAAGAGCTTCCATCCCTCGGTATCTTTGAATGCATGGCAAGCCTAATCAACAAAGGTACTACTTACAAATCTTGGATTAATCAAAATCAGAACATTTATATTCCCTATTATGCAGCTCATATTGTTGGTTCTTATACTATGAACAATGTTGAGTTTGCTATTAAAGCAGTGGATTCAGGTGTCCTAAAACCATTATTAGAGCTTTTGAGAGGGAATATGACTTGGGTTGAACAAAGGGTAGCTGTTAGAGCAATTGGTCATTTAGCAAGCTATGATAAAACTTTCAAAGATGTGGCAATTTATGAGAAAGAAATTGTTAAGTTGGCTATGAAATTAGCTTCCACATGTGTTGAAGTTGTGTACAAAGAGTTTGTTGGAGTGAAGGATTTAAATATGAGGTTAAAATATCATTGTGATTTGTTGACTAGAGGAGTTGGAGGTCTTGAAATGGAAAACAGGAAAGCTGAGGAATGGGCTAGTCAGCTTCAATGTTGGAGTTTGCATCTTCTAAATTGCTTTGCAATTAAAGAGAGGTGCTTAAATCTCATTTGTGAGCAAAAATTTTTGAAGGACTTGAGTGAAATGTGGGGTGGATTGACTAATGATACTTCACCAGGAGGGGTTGGATTAATTAGAGTTTTGTGTTATAACAAAGATGGAAGAAGATATATAGCAGAATCAAAGGATGTAATCAAGAATCTTTGtaatctttcaagatcttcagaTGACTGGCAATATATGGGAATAGATTGCCTAGTACTGCTTCTCGACGATTCAG GTACAAGGTACAAAGTTCTTGAACTGGCTTCCATGTGTCTTGTTGACTTGGTTGAACTTAAGACCCTTGGAGGCAAATCAAATGTTGGTAACACAATCACAAGAACTCTTCTTGCagatttcaaacaaagaaaggtaaaaatcaaGAATATTGGTGTTCAACAAGTTCTTGAAGAAATATGGGATTTAAAGGTAGATAGGAAGAAAAGGGAGCAAAATATGAGTGATGAGAAACTTGAAGAGAAAAGGGTAATGGTAAGTCTAATGAAACAACAAGGGAACCATAGTTTTTGGTTAGGAAAAATTGAAGAAGCACTAATGAAATACAATGAGGCATTGGAGTTATGCCCATTAAGATTTAGAAAAGAAAGAATTGTGCTTTATAGCAATAGAGCACAATGCAAATTGTTGTTAGGAGAGGTTGATGATGCTATAAGTGATACAACAAAAGCTCTTTCTATTTCATCTCCAACTAATTCTCATGCCAAAAGTCTTTGGAGAAGATCACAAGCATATGATATGAAAGGATTGGGTAAAGAGAGTTTGATGGATTGTATTATGTTTGTTAACTGTTGTTTTAAGATGGATTCAATGAAGAAAAATATGAGAATCCCTTATTATGCAGTTAGAATGATTAATAAGCAGATGGAGTCAACTTGGCTTTTTAAAAATGCTCAATTGAAGGCTTTTGTTGATCTCAGTGAAAAACCAAATCAACCACATGAAATAAGCCAAAAGGAGCAGAAAAATGGCAGAGTTACTGGAATTCTATTGCAAAGGAAGGGTTTCATGgaag GGCTGTCCAGTATCTCAGAAGAACCTCAGATGTTTGGAGAGGGTGACATAATTAGCAGGAGAAAGCTGGAAAGAACCAGAGAAAACAAGAAAGCTGTATTTGCTCAGTCAGTTTAG
- the LOC107805791 gene encoding uncharacterized protein LOC107805791 — protein MEKKQGFFSALKDEVVRGLSPAKSRGRSPSPSGSGLLRRRKGSHAPPPEVYISRSGSLRPCVETLSPLMEGPDPNGSEVGDSKSERWWMKGQLCRAPSVSTSGSGLQRSDLRLLLGVLGAPLAPVHVSNNDPLPHLSIKDTPIETSSAQYILQQYTAASGGQKLQNTIYNAYAMGKVRMLASDIETATKVIKSRNSTKTAESGGFVLWQMNPDMWYVELALGSSKVHAGCNGKLVWRHTPWLGAHAAKGPVRPLRRALQGLDPRTTANMFASAKCTGEKKINGEDCFILKLCADPHTLKARSEGPAEIIRHVLFGYFSQRTGLLVHLEDSHLTRIQTNGGDAVYWETTINSFLEDYRPVEGIMIAHSGRSVVTLFRFGETAMSHTKTRMEEAWTIEEVAFNVPGLSEECFIPPAELRFSSIGEACELSQGERVKTTVAAAAAAAYRAKVAALDKSRDGNVNNIVLKMNY, from the exons ATGGAGAAGAAACAAGGGTTTTTCTCAGCACTGAAAGATGAGGTAGTTAGGGGATTATCACCGGCTAAGTCCAGAGGAAGAAGCCCATCACCTTCGGGTTCGGGTTTGCTCAGAAGGCGGAAGGGAAGTCACGCTCCACCACCGGAAGTGTACATTTCAAGATCGGGTAGTCTCAGGCCATGTGTTGAGACATTGTCGCCTTTGATGGAGGGTCCGGATCCGAACGGGTCGGAGGTTGGGGACTCCAAGTCTGAGAGGTGGTGGATGAAAGGTCAGCTATGTCGGGCGCCTTCTGTTTCAACTTCTGGGTCGGGTTTACAACGGTCGGATCTGAGGTTGCTTCTTGGTGTCTTGGGTGCGCCGCTTGCCCCGGTGCATGTCAGCAACAATGACCCTTTGCCTCATCTCAGCATCAAAGACACTCCCATT GAGACTTCTTCTGCTCAGTATATATTGCAGCAGTATACTGCGGCGTCTGGAGGACAGAAACTTCAAAACACGATTTATAATGCTTATGCGATGGGAAAGGTGAGGATGTTGGCATCAGATATTGAGACGGCAACGAAGGTAATAAAGAGCAGGAATTCAACTAAGACAGCTGAATCTGGGGGATTTGTGCTCTGGCAAATGAACCCTGACATGTGGTATGTGGAGCTTGCGCTTGGTAGCAGTAAGGTTCATGCTGGTTGCAATGGGAAACTTGTGTGGAGGCATACCCCTTGGCTCGGTGCACACGCTGCTAAGGGACCAGTTAGACCATTGCGACGTGCACTTCAG GGACTTGATCCAAGAACTACTGCAAACATGTTTGCTAGTGCAAAATGCACTGGAGAAAAGAAGATTAATGGTGAGGATTGCTTCATCCTTAAACTTTGTGCTGATCCACATACATTGAAAGCCAGGAGTGAAGGACCAGCAGAGATCATTAGGCATGTCTTATTTGGGTATTTTAGCCAGAGAACAGGGCTTCTTGTACACTTGGAAGACTCACATTTGACCCGAATCCAAACAAATGGGGGCGATGCTGTTTATTGGGAGACGACAATCAATTCATTCCTTGAAGATTATAGGCCTGTCGAGGGGATCATGATTGCTCATTCTGGGCGATCAGTTGTTACTCTTTTCCGATTTGGTGAAACGGCTATGAGTCACACTAAGACCAGGATGGAAGAAGCATGGACAATTGAGGAAGTGGCATTCAATGTTCCGGGTCTATCAGAAGAGTGTTTTATTCCTCCTGCTGAGCTAAGATTTAGTTCAATTGGCGAAGCGTGTGAGCTTTCTCAGGGAGAAAGGGTAAAGACTACTGTGGCTGCCGCTGCAGCTGCAGCTTACCGAGCTAAGGTTGCTGCTCTGGATAAATCACGTGACGGCAATGTCAATAACATTGTATTGAAGATGAATTATTAG